A genomic window from Deferrivibrio essentukiensis includes:
- a CDS encoding DUF2062 domain-containing protein, protein MKIRDKLARLLTIDRSPHIVALSSAIGMIIGFSPYVGFHTVLAIAFSYFLNLPIYPLILGAYITNPITLIFIYAFCYKVGLILTDTNVDMVLDWTKLNWDIMLHNVKQVLWPFFVGCHIVGVFAAIITYFAVYFIIKRYRGAVVG, encoded by the coding sequence ATAAAAATACGTGATAAGCTGGCAAGGCTGCTGACAATAGATAGATCACCCCATATAGTTGCGCTTTCTTCAGCTATAGGGATGATCATTGGTTTTTCCCCTTACGTAGGATTTCATACAGTCCTTGCTATTGCTTTTTCATATTTTTTGAATCTGCCAATTTATCCTTTAATTTTAGGTGCTTATATCACAAATCCTATTACACTTATATTTATATATGCTTTTTGCTATAAAGTTGGGTTGATTTTGACCGATACTAATGTTGATATGGTTTTGGACTGGACAAAGCTTAACTGGGATATTATGCTACATAATGTTAAACAAGTATTATGGCCTTTTTTTGTTGGATGCCATATAGTTGGAGTTTTTGCAGCAATTATAACATATTTTGCTGTTTACTTTATAATTAAGAGATACAGAGGGGCAGTGGTTGGCTGA
- the lon gene encoding endopeptidase La gives MEFNESDIKIPEELPLLPVRDIVVFPFMVIPLFVGREASIKAVDDALAEKRMIFLASQKDPMNEDPGKGEVYEIGTIAVILRMLKLPDGRVKILVQGLKRGKIKEFIKDEPYFKVRVEQIEEDDKTDDLKVEALTRHVKDQLNRAVSLGKPMLPDLLAIIDSIDEPGKLADLVVSNLGLKISESQEVLETVDSVERLKKVSEFLNREISILEVQQKILSEAKGEIDKSQKEYFLKEQLKAIRKELGEEDDFNKEIEELNNKINKLKMPKDVKEEALKQLKRLSRMHSDSAEATVVRSYIEWLVELPWKKSSKDNLDIKNAKLILDEDHYGLEEVKDRILDFLSVRKLKKDMKSPILCFVGPPGVGKTSLGKSIARAMNRKFLRISLGGVRDEAEIRGHRRTYIGAMPGKIIQGLKSVGTDNPVFMLDEIDKLGNDFRGDPASALLEVLDPEQNNSFVDHYIGVPFDLSKVFFITTANYLEPIPPALKDRMEIIEIPGYTEEEKVNIAEKYLIPKQCKENGIDLLKFRKSAILKVVSGYTRESGLRNLERNIGTVCRKVARKVAEEGVFKKTITETDVVKFLGPEKFYPEDELKNNEIGVVTGLAWTPYGGDVLFIECTKYKGKGNLVITGQLGDVMKESARAALTYVRSIADRYNINEEDFEKYDIHIHVPAGAIPKDGPSAGITMAIAILSIFSGRHVNKEVAMTGEITIRGKVLPIGGLKEKLLAAKRMNVKKVIIPKKNENDLIKLPKYIKNSLKIYTVESFDEVAEIALI, from the coding sequence GTGGAATTTAATGAAAGTGATATAAAAATACCTGAAGAGTTACCATTATTGCCTGTAAGGGATATAGTAGTTTTCCCTTTTATGGTAATCCCTCTTTTTGTTGGTAGAGAGGCAAGTATCAAAGCTGTGGATGATGCTTTGGCCGAAAAGAGGATGATTTTTTTGGCTTCACAAAAAGATCCAATGAATGAAGACCCTGGTAAGGGTGAAGTGTATGAAATCGGTACTATTGCTGTAATTCTTAGAATGCTTAAACTGCCTGATGGTAGGGTAAAGATACTTGTCCAAGGGTTAAAAAGAGGGAAGATAAAGGAATTTATTAAGGATGAACCTTACTTTAAAGTAAGAGTTGAGCAGATCGAAGAGGATGATAAAACAGATGATTTGAAAGTAGAAGCACTTACAAGACATGTAAAAGATCAGTTAAATCGTGCTGTCAGTCTTGGCAAACCTATGCTTCCTGATCTGTTGGCAATTATTGATTCTATTGATGAGCCGGGTAAGTTGGCAGACCTAGTCGTGTCAAACTTGGGACTAAAAATAAGTGAATCGCAGGAAGTACTGGAAACAGTAGACTCTGTTGAAAGATTGAAGAAGGTGAGTGAATTTTTAAATAGGGAAATTTCTATTTTAGAAGTGCAACAGAAGATTTTAAGCGAAGCAAAAGGGGAAATAGATAAAAGTCAAAAGGAATATTTTTTAAAAGAACAACTTAAAGCTATTAGAAAAGAGTTGGGTGAAGAAGATGATTTTAATAAAGAGATAGAAGAGTTAAATAACAAAATCAACAAATTAAAGATGCCAAAGGATGTGAAGGAAGAGGCATTAAAGCAGCTTAAAAGACTTTCGAGGATGCATTCAGATTCTGCAGAGGCAACTGTAGTAAGATCTTATATCGAGTGGCTTGTGGAATTGCCATGGAAAAAGTCATCAAAAGATAACCTTGATATAAAAAATGCAAAACTGATTCTTGATGAAGACCATTACGGACTTGAAGAGGTTAAGGACAGGATATTGGATTTCTTGTCAGTTAGAAAACTTAAGAAAGATATGAAAAGTCCTATTTTATGCTTTGTTGGTCCTCCCGGAGTTGGTAAGACTTCCCTTGGCAAATCTATTGCAAGGGCGATGAATAGAAAATTTTTAAGAATTTCACTTGGTGGCGTAAGGGATGAGGCTGAAATAAGGGGGCATAGAAGGACTTATATTGGGGCTATGCCGGGTAAAATAATTCAAGGATTGAAGAGTGTTGGCACTGATAACCCGGTTTTTATGCTTGATGAGATAGATAAGCTTGGAAATGATTTTAGGGGTGATCCGGCTTCTGCATTGCTTGAAGTACTTGATCCAGAGCAAAATAATAGCTTTGTAGATCACTATATCGGTGTACCTTTTGATCTTTCCAAAGTATTTTTCATAACTACAGCTAATTATCTTGAGCCTATCCCCCCCGCATTAAAAGACAGGATGGAAATTATTGAAATACCTGGATATACCGAAGAGGAAAAGGTGAATATCGCTGAAAAATATTTAATTCCAAAACAGTGTAAAGAGAATGGAATAGATCTATTAAAATTTAGAAAAAGTGCAATTTTGAAAGTAGTTTCAGGCTATACAAGAGAATCTGGGTTAAGAAATCTTGAGAGAAATATCGGCACTGTTTGTAGAAAAGTTGCAAGAAAAGTTGCGGAAGAAGGTGTGTTTAAAAAAACTATTACTGAAACAGATGTTGTAAAATTTTTGGGGCCGGAGAAATTTTACCCTGAAGATGAATTAAAAAATAATGAAATTGGTGTCGTAACTGGTCTTGCCTGGACCCCTTATGGCGGTGATGTATTGTTTATTGAGTGCACTAAATATAAAGGGAAGGGGAATCTTGTTATTACTGGGCAACTTGGAGATGTAATGAAAGAATCTGCAAGAGCAGCGCTGACATATGTCAGATCAATTGCTGATAGGTATAATATTAATGAAGAAGATTTTGAAAAATACGATATACATATTCACGTTCCTGCCGGTGCAATCCCAAAAGATGGCCCTTCTGCAGGTATAACTATGGCCATAGCAATTCTTTCTATTTTTTCAGGACGGCATGTTAACAAGGAAGTAGCAATGACGGGTGAGATAACTATCAGAGGTAAGGTATTGCCTATTGGTGGACTAAAGGAAAAGTTATTGGCCGCTAAAAGAATGAACGTTAAGAAAGTTATCATCCCTAAAAAGAATGAAAATGATTTGATAAAACTACCAAAATATATTAAAAATTCGCTTAAGATTTATACAGTAGAAAGCTTTGATGAGGTAGCGGAAATCGCTCTGATTTAA
- a CDS encoding Hsp20/alpha crystallin family protein, whose protein sequence is MKEFKGIYQLHGSINKKIEEILQTLYKHKGLDVPSGPRIDVVIGKGYIDVYADLPGVGIGDFKVYLVENKLVIEGVKRSMKHTEKVNYLVMEREFFPFRKIIEIPSEYSFENGFAKLKDGVLHIRLEIN, encoded by the coding sequence ATGAAAGAGTTTAAGGGAATTTATCAGCTTCACGGCTCAATAAACAAAAAGATTGAAGAAATATTGCAGACTCTTTATAAACACAAAGGGCTTGATGTCCCTTCAGGTCCAAGGATTGATGTAGTTATAGGGAAAGGTTACATCGATGTGTATGCAGATTTGCCCGGTGTAGGTATTGGTGATTTTAAGGTCTATTTAGTTGAAAATAAACTTGTTATTGAAGGGGTAAAAAGGTCTATGAAACATACTGAGAAGGTAAATTACTTAGTTATGGAGAGAGAATTTTTCCCATTCAGAAAGATAATTGAGATACCTTCTGAATATAGCTTTGAAAATGGCTTTGCCAAGCTTAAAGATGGTGTATTGCACATAAGATTGGAAATCAATTAG
- the galU gene encoding UTP--glucose-1-phosphate uridylyltransferase GalU, producing MIKKAVIPAAGFGTRMLPFTKAVPKEMITLVDRPAIDYAIDEAVAAGIDEIILITSKSKNLIEDYYDRYYELENALEKSGKTELLSEVVGLAEKCKIVSVRQKEQLGLGHAVYCAADLVGDEPFAVILPDDLFLSKKPVLAQLKEAYEKVKSPVLAIQEVPESETSKYGIVDIKNNTEVNLFGLKSMVEKPKENPPSNYAIVGRYILTPDILKELGNTGSGALGEIQLTDAINRVAKSGEVFGLVYEGKRFDCGSKQGYLEAVVNFTMAREDLRDDFLNVIKKIKM from the coding sequence ATGATTAAAAAAGCAGTTATCCCTGCGGCGGGGTTTGGGACGAGGATGCTCCCTTTTACTAAAGCAGTTCCTAAGGAGATGATTACATTGGTAGATAGGCCTGCCATTGATTATGCAATTGATGAGGCAGTTGCTGCAGGCATTGATGAGATTATTTTAATAACAAGTAAGTCAAAAAACTTGATTGAAGATTATTATGACAGATATTATGAGCTTGAGAATGCTCTTGAAAAATCTGGAAAGACTGAACTTTTAAGCGAAGTTGTTGGGCTCGCAGAAAAATGCAAAATTGTTTCTGTTAGACAAAAAGAACAACTTGGGCTTGGGCATGCTGTCTATTGTGCAGCTGATTTGGTAGGTGATGAGCCGTTTGCCGTTATTTTACCGGATGACCTGTTTCTTTCAAAAAAGCCTGTATTGGCACAATTAAAAGAGGCTTATGAAAAGGTGAAAAGCCCTGTTCTGGCTATTCAGGAGGTGCCTGAAAGCGAAACTTCAAAATATGGGATTGTGGACATAAAAAATAACACAGAAGTAAATCTTTTCGGCTTGAAAAGTATGGTGGAAAAACCAAAAGAAAATCCGCCTTCAAACTATGCAATTGTGGGAAGATATATTTTGACACCTGATATTTTGAAGGAGCTTGGTAATACAGGCAGTGGTGCTTTGGGAGAGATACAGCTTACCGATGCTATAAACAGGGTTGCTAAAAGCGGTGAAGTGTTTGGGCTCGTTTATGAAGGTAAACGATTTGACTGTGGCAGTAAGCAAGGCTATTTGGAAGCTGTAGTAAATTTTACTATGGCAAGAGAAGATTTGCGGGATGATTTTTTAAACGTTATAAAGAAAATTAAGATGTAA
- the amrB gene encoding AmmeMemoRadiSam system protein B — protein sequence MHRKAVVEGVFYPKSFKAIKNFVDSCNVKLQVEAKIAIVPHAGYIYSGETAVKTLKSINKIEKNIILLGPNHTGLGEKVAVFPEGEWQTPCGDVTVNKDTVDLLVEKSVILKRDTMAHIQEHSLEVLLPILKYLKDDINIVPITVSHLTKNECFNVAKDIYEIIKDGSFTIVVSTDFNHFESEEVTNYKDKLAIEKILDIDPEGLYNIVFEKRISMCGIFPVTIALYLARMLKLNNVKLVEHSTSAKASGDYHRVVGYAGILIG from the coding sequence ATGCACAGGAAAGCAGTAGTTGAGGGTGTTTTTTATCCAAAGTCTTTTAAAGCAATAAAGAATTTTGTTGATAGCTGTAATGTAAAATTACAAGTGGAAGCAAAAATAGCGATTGTGCCGCATGCAGGTTACATATATTCCGGTGAAACTGCAGTTAAAACTTTAAAATCTATCAACAAAATTGAAAAAAATATAATTTTACTTGGTCCAAATCATACAGGGTTGGGGGAAAAGGTTGCAGTCTTTCCTGAGGGTGAGTGGCAAACACCTTGTGGGGATGTTACGGTCAATAAAGATACCGTTGATTTGCTTGTTGAAAAAAGTGTTATTTTAAAAAGAGATACAATGGCTCATATCCAAGAGCATTCACTTGAAGTATTACTTCCGATTTTAAAATATCTGAAAGATGATATAAATATTGTTCCTATTACAGTTTCTCATCTTACAAAAAATGAGTGTTTTAATGTTGCAAAGGATATATATGAAATAATAAAAGATGGCAGTTTTACGATAGTAGTAAGTACTGATTTCAATCATTTTGAAAGTGAAGAGGTTACTAACTATAAGGACAAATTAGCAATTGAAAAAATATTGGACATTGACCCGGAAGGACTTTATAATATCGTTTTTGAGAAAAGGATATCGATGTGCGGTATCTTCCCTGTTACTATTGCACTTTATTTGGCAAGAATGTTAAAATTGAATAATGTGAAGCTTGTAGAGCACTCAACAAGTGCAAAAGCAAGTGGTGATTATCACAGAGTTGTCGGATATGCTGGTATTTTAATTGGGTAG
- the mqnE gene encoding aminofutalosine synthase MqnE, translated as MKSLLKKDLLELGKEAFNIKKQLYGDDVFFVRNVHLNYTNICVNHCKFCAFAKNEGEDNAYEMSVDDVLKYLSDKVVGCVEVHIVGGLHPSKPFEFYLDMIKSIKQTYPFLTIKAFSAVEIDYFSRISGLSIDGVFDKLKLSGLEMLPGGGAEILDKKIRNQICPEKIDADRWLYIMESAHNNGIRTNATVLYGHLEAEEDILEHLLKIKRLQDKTGGFSAFIPLSFHPDNTFLSERLPVTGVEDLRIIALSRIVLDNIPHIKAYWVMLGEKTAQVALNFGADDLDGTIVKEKITHAAGAKSKEGLTIDELAFLIKSAGFNPVERDAFYNEIKRY; from the coding sequence ATGAAAAGTTTGTTGAAAAAAGATTTGTTAGAGCTTGGAAAAGAAGCTTTTAATATAAAAAAACAGCTTTACGGCGATGATGTTTTTTTTGTGAGGAATGTTCATCTTAATTATACTAATATATGTGTAAATCATTGTAAATTTTGTGCTTTTGCTAAAAATGAAGGTGAGGACAATGCTTATGAAATGTCAGTCGATGATGTTTTGAAATATCTTTCAGACAAGGTTGTAGGTTGTGTGGAAGTGCATATTGTTGGTGGGCTTCATCCGTCAAAGCCATTTGAGTTTTATTTGGATATGATAAAAAGCATTAAGCAGACATACCCTTTTCTTACAATTAAGGCTTTCAGTGCAGTTGAGATTGATTACTTTTCAAGAATTTCAGGACTTAGTATTGATGGCGTTTTTGATAAATTAAAATTATCAGGACTTGAAATGCTTCCTGGGGGCGGAGCGGAAATATTGGATAAAAAGATTAGAAATCAGATTTGCCCCGAAAAGATTGATGCTGATAGATGGTTGTATATTATGGAATCAGCTCATAATAACGGAATTAGGACAAATGCAACAGTACTTTATGGACATTTAGAAGCTGAGGAAGATATATTGGAACATTTGTTAAAAATAAAAAGACTGCAAGATAAGACTGGAGGTTTTTCGGCTTTTATCCCTTTGTCTTTTCATCCTGACAATACTTTTCTCTCGGAAAGGTTGCCGGTAACCGGTGTAGAGGATTTGAGGATTATTGCTTTAAGTAGAATAGTATTGGATAATATCCCTCATATTAAAGCTTATTGGGTCATGCTTGGAGAAAAAACGGCACAAGTTGCCCTAAATTTTGGTGCTGATGACCTTGATGGGACAATAGTAAAAGAGAAGATTACTCATGCAGCAGGAGCAAAGTCAAAAGAAGGACTTACTATTGATGAGCTTGCTTTTCTGATTAAATCTGCCGGTTTTAATCCGGTTGAAAGGGATGCATTTTACAATGAAATTAAAAGATATTAA
- a CDS encoding HD domain-containing phosphohydrolase — MKDARNYKVLVVDDEDYIRESIEIILRTEGFEVFSVNSGPKALQVLQEKNIDVVLTDIKMPEMDGVTLLKKIKGEYQVEVILITGFPSLDTAVESVKFGAYDYITKPFKVEDLLNKILKAIENKKLKKEVVELNQIISIYDSSKFFANIMHVDEIFEKMNTIIFDFLKNDGYFIRLFTREYIKDVNVDKNLNKFITDNFSYKEALTIFSNLEHYETTVKLNGKDINLLLLPMKSREGLWGIVGVFREGSRSYSDLDCKVHSIYVDQFSLSLLNIYSFEDLSKGYLETITALSKAVDAKDHYTMGHSENVKRYSLMIVEEMGLNEEFKDAMIYAGLLHDIGKIGVPTEIIVKPDRLTNEEYEEMKKHPIHGKDILSPIEFLGDVPYYVLYHHEKLDGSGYPYGLTAEDIPLGAKILHVADSYDAMTTDRSYRMRRDPKLAFEELDRCTGTQFDKEIVSAFKSAMRKKGNK, encoded by the coding sequence ATGAAAGATGCCAGAAACTATAAAGTACTTGTTGTTGATGACGAAGATTATATCAGAGAGAGTATTGAAATAATCTTAAGGACTGAAGGCTTTGAGGTTTTTTCTGTTAATAGCGGACCAAAAGCTTTGCAGGTTTTGCAGGAGAAAAATATAGATGTTGTTTTAACCGACATTAAAATGCCTGAAATGGATGGGGTCACCCTTTTAAAAAAGATAAAAGGGGAGTATCAGGTTGAGGTTATTTTGATAACTGGTTTTCCAAGCCTTGACACAGCCGTGGAAAGTGTCAAATTTGGTGCATACGATTATATTACCAAACCTTTTAAAGTTGAGGATTTATTAAATAAAATATTAAAGGCAATTGAAAATAAAAAGTTAAAAAAAGAAGTTGTCGAGTTAAATCAGATTATATCAATTTACGATTCGAGCAAATTTTTTGCTAATATTATGCATGTTGATGAAATATTTGAGAAAATGAATACAATTATCTTTGATTTTCTGAAAAATGATGGATATTTTATAAGACTTTTCACAAGAGAATATATAAAGGATGTGAATGTAGATAAAAATCTTAACAAGTTTATTACCGATAACTTTAGTTATAAGGAAGCATTGACTATATTTTCAAATTTAGAACACTATGAAACAACAGTAAAGTTAAACGGTAAAGATATAAATCTCTTATTATTACCTATGAAGAGCAGAGAAGGTTTGTGGGGGATTGTAGGTGTTTTCAGAGAAGGTTCCAGAAGTTATTCAGATTTGGACTGTAAAGTACACAGTATCTATGTTGACCAATTCTCTCTCTCTTTGTTAAATATATATAGTTTTGAAGATTTATCCAAAGGTTATCTGGAAACAATAACAGCACTTTCAAAAGCGGTTGATGCAAAAGACCATTATACTATGGGGCATTCGGAGAATGTAAAAAGGTACTCTTTGATGATTGTTGAGGAGATGGGGTTAAACGAGGAGTTTAAAGATGCAATGATATATGCCGGATTATTGCACGATATTGGCAAGATTGGTGTCCCCACTGAAATAATAGTTAAGCCTGATAGATTGACGAATGAAGAATACGAAGAGATGAAAAAGCACCCTATTCATGGCAAAGATATCTTGTCCCCTATTGAGTTTCTGGGTGATGTACCGTATTACGTTTTATATCATCACGAAAAATTGGATGGTAGCGGATACCCCTACGGACTAACAGCTGAAGATATCCCTTTGGGAGCAAAAATATTGCATGTTGCCGATTCTTATGATGCAATGACTACAGATAGAAGTTATAGAATGAGGAGAGATCCAAAGCTTGCCTTTGAAGAGCTTGACAGATGCACAGGGACTCAGTTTGACAAGGAGATTGTTTCAGCTTTTAAGTCTGCTATGAGGAAAAAAGGTAATAAATAA